A section of the Nitrospirota bacterium genome encodes:
- a CDS encoding HAMP domain-containing histidine kinase, producing the protein MDIEQRNIDFATIIASAVHDMKNSLSMLLNYLDDVVDYFKEIDVPEAVQLTHLHYEAKRVNNNLIQLLSLYRLDKSMYSLNITYNSINELFNDLVIQNKTMLDYKNITVETECEDDLFWFFDLDMISGVLNSTMNNSFRYTKSKLRLVAVVEDGYLKISIEDDGGGYPKNLIDATSNHRDKSIDFSSGSTGLGLFFAEIVADYHTNKDKRGYINLCNTCSLGGGCFSLYLP; encoded by the coding sequence ATGGATATTGAACAGAGAAATATAGATTTTGCAACGATAATAGCGTCAGCCGTTCACGATATGAAGAATTCTCTTAGTATGCTGTTAAATTATCTTGATGACGTGGTTGATTACTTTAAAGAAATTGATGTCCCTGAGGCAGTGCAACTAACGCATCTGCATTACGAGGCTAAACGCGTAAATAATAATCTTATTCAGCTTCTCTCCCTCTACAGACTTGACAAGTCTATGTACTCTCTTAACATTACTTACAATTCCATAAACGAGCTTTTCAATGATCTGGTTATTCAAAACAAGACAATGCTTGACTATAAGAACATAACCGTAGAGACAGAGTGTGAAGATGACCTGTTTTGGTTTTTTGACTTAGACATGATCTCAGGGGTGTTAAACAGCACCATGAACAATTCTTTCAGATATACAAAATCAAAACTCAGACTTGTGGCAGTAGTTGAAGATGGATACTTAAAGATTTCTATAGAGGATGATGGCGGAGGTTATCCTAAGAATCTAATAGATGCAACAAGTAACCACAGGGATAAGTCTATAGACTTCTCCTCGGGTAGCACTGGGTTAGGGCTTTTCTTTGCAGAAATTGTTGCTGACTACCACACAAACAAAGACAAGAGAGGATATATAAATCTATGTAACACATGCTCTTTAGGAGGCGGATGTTTCAGTCTTTATCTGCCTTAG
- a CDS encoding response regulator, translating to MPLKLILEGKRCLLVDDFSEFRYSVKKMLQSLGASDVDDTGDGDEAIDKIALKSYDLILCDYNLGENKRDGQQILEEAKHKEILKYSAIFIMITAENTMRMVMGAMEYKPDDYLTKPFTKEALLARLEKIMEKKNDFATIDKALARKDYHSALRMCNEKIQSKPKNLYELLKLKAELSITVGDYPEAESIYNQIVNIRRLPWALLGLGKALFLSNKHMEAKEIFLEIIDENRSFVEAYDWLAKVLEALGDSKEAQRMLMRALELSPKAILRQKALADLAYKNNDLATAENSYKQAVDLGKNSCFKSAKDYTGLAQVMLDKKTPEKALKILQDSKTIFTNDRESTLQATLMQGLAHKELGNEADLKGSIEEANSLFSGMKGTVNSVASLDIAGSFFKLGETDKANLIMQDVIRNNHDNEKVLKKAQEVFTSADMQTEGERMIAATKREIIKVNNDGVMLVKNGKLAEAIDFFSKAASGLPENKIINANAAQAMLMYMQKFGKTDKHVNQVQRYLDQIRKVDPTYKKYQELVAVYKKLTEA from the coding sequence ATGCCGTTAAAGTTAATTTTAGAAGGTAAGAGATGTCTGCTGGTAGATGATTTTTCCGAGTTTCGTTATTCTGTTAAGAAGATGCTGCAGTCTCTGGGTGCAAGTGATGTGGATGACACAGGGGATGGCGATGAGGCGATAGATAAAATAGCTTTGAAATCATACGATTTAATCCTTTGTGATTACAACCTGGGCGAAAATAAGCGGGACGGTCAACAGATACTTGAAGAGGCTAAGCACAAAGAAATCCTTAAATACTCAGCCATATTCATTATGATTACAGCAGAAAACACTATGAGAATGGTCATGGGTGCGATGGAGTATAAGCCGGATGACTATCTGACAAAGCCCTTTACAAAAGAGGCGTTATTGGCCCGGCTTGAAAAAATCATGGAAAAGAAAAATGATTTTGCAACCATAGATAAAGCTCTTGCCCGCAAAGATTACCACAGCGCTCTCAGAATGTGTAATGAAAAGATTCAGTCCAAGCCCAAAAACCTTTATGAGTTACTTAAGTTAAAGGCCGAACTTTCAATAACAGTGGGGGATTATCCTGAGGCAGAATCAATATATAATCAAATTGTAAACATAAGAAGACTCCCATGGGCGCTGCTGGGGCTAGGTAAGGCCCTGTTTTTAAGCAATAAACATATGGAGGCTAAGGAAATATTTCTTGAGATAATTGATGAAAACAGGTCATTTGTTGAAGCATACGATTGGCTGGCAAAGGTTCTGGAGGCGCTTGGAGACTCAAAAGAGGCACAGCGTATGTTGATGCGGGCTCTTGAGCTGTCTCCTAAAGCAATTCTAAGACAGAAGGCGTTAGCGGATTTAGCCTATAAAAACAATGACTTGGCTACTGCTGAAAATTCATACAAGCAAGCGGTGGATCTCGGTAAGAATTCTTGTTTCAAGAGCGCTAAGGATTATACAGGGCTTGCACAGGTAATGCTGGATAAGAAAACTCCTGAAAAAGCACTTAAAATTCTTCAGGACTCAAAAACTATCTTTACAAATGACAGAGAGTCAACCCTTCAGGCAACTTTAATGCAGGGGCTTGCCCACAAGGAACTTGGCAATGAAGCAGATCTAAAGGGCTCAATAGAGGAGGCTAATTCTCTTTTTAGCGGCATGAAGGGAACAGTTAACTCAGTGGCCTCACTTGATATTGCAGGATCATTTTTTAAACTGGGCGAGACCGATAAAGCTAACCTAATAATGCAGGATGTCATCAGGAATAACCACGATAATGAAAAGGTTCTAAAGAAGGCCCAGGAGGTCTTTACCAGTGCCGATATGCAGACAGAGGGTGAGAGGATGATTGCCGCTACAAAGCGGGAAATCATAAAGGTAAATAACGATGGCGTTATGCTGGTTAAAAACGGGAAGTTAGCTGAGGCTATAGACTTTTTTTCAAAAGCTGCCTCGGGGTTGCCTGAAAATAAGATTATCAATGCTAACGCCGCTCAGGCAATGCTCATGTATATGCAGAAGTTTGGCAAGACAGACAAACATGTAAATCAGGTACAGCGGTATCTTGATCAGATAAGAAAGGTTGATCCTACTTATAAAAAGTACCAGGAACTTGTTGCTGTGTACAAAAAACTCACTGAGGCATAG